A portion of the Rhinopithecus roxellana isolate Shanxi Qingling chromosome 19, ASM756505v1, whole genome shotgun sequence genome contains these proteins:
- the LOC104673354 gene encoding arachidonate 12-lipoxygenase, epidermal-type-like, producing the protein MGLYFPEPLGETGYRDLSLAPVCVPPPRAGGICGWEVGSLKPKYNRHSGLGVVPWELGLRSSSRADFSPDPPGGPGKYTVRVATGDLFLAGSPNLVQLWLVGEHGEADLGKQLRPVWGKEEEFEIDVPLHLGRLLMVKLRKHKVLLSLDWFCKWISVQGPGTQGEAFFPCYRWVQGHRIICLPEGTARTLSDDPQNLFKKYREQELEERRKVYRWGSWKNGLILPIAGNRQLDLPRDEQFLEDKDLDFSVSLAKAWKDMAIKGTLDIINCVKGLEDFKKIFPRGKTALAERVHDSWKNDAFFGYQFLNGANPMLLRRSSRLPARLVLPPGMEDLKTQLEKELQSGSLFEVDFSLLDGVKPNVIIFKQQYVAAPLVMLKLQPDGRLLPMVIQLQPPRHGCPPPLLFLPSDPPMAWLLAKIWVQSSDFQLHQLQSHLLRGHLIAEVIAVATMRSLPSLHPIYKLLIPHFRYTMAINTLARSRLVSECGIFDLVVSTGSGGHVDILQRATACLTYRSLCPPDDLADRGLLGVKSSLYGQDAIRLWGIISRYVEGMVGLFYKSDQAVKDDLELQAWCREMTETGLQTAQDRGFPISLESRAQLCHFVTMGTFTCTGQHASNHLGQLDWYSWILNGPCTMRKPPPISKDVTEKDIVDSLPNLHQARMQKTVTDFLGRRQPVMVALGQHEEKYFSGPEPQAVLRQFREALAAMDKEIEVRNAVLDLPYEYLRPSMIENSVTI; encoded by the exons ATGGGGCTGTACTTTCCAGAGCCGCTGGGAGAAACTGGATACAGAGACCTGAGCCTGGCGCCAGTCTGTGTCCCCCCGCCCCGTGCGGGAGGAATctgtgggtgggaggtggggagccTGAAACCCAAATATAACAGGCACTCTGGACTGGGCGTGGTTCCCTGGGAGCTGGGTCTCAGATCCTCAAGTAGGGCTGATTTCTCCCCAGACCCCCCTGGAGGTCCGGGCAAGTACACGGTCCGTGTAGCCACAGGGGATTTGTTCCTGGCAGGCTCTCCCAACCTGGTGCAGCTGTGGCTGGTGGGCGAGCACGGGGAGGCAGACCTAGGGAAGCAGCTGCGACCGGTGTGGGGCAAG GAGGAGGAGTTTGAAATCGACGTCCCCCTGCACCTGGGGCGCCTCCTGATGGTGAAGCTGCGCAAGCACAAAGTGCTGTTGAGTCTCGACTGGTTCTGCAAGTGGATCTCAGTGCAGGGCCCGGGGACCCAAGGCGAGGCCTTTTTCCCCTGCTACCGCTGGGTGCAGGGCCACAGGATTATCTGCCTGCCCGAGGGCACTG cccggACCCTGAGTGATGACCCCCAGAACCTGTTTAAGAAATACCGGGAACAGGAGCTcgaggaaagaaggaaggtgtACCG GTGGGGCTCCTGGAAAAATGGGTTAATCCTGCCTATAGCAGGGAATAGGCAACTGGACCTTCCCAGGGACGAGCAATTCCTCGAGGATAAGGATTTAGACTTTAGTGTCTCCCTAGCAAAAGC GTGGAAGGACATGGCCATTAAGGGGACACTGGATATCATAAATTGTGTGAAAGGGCTGGaagatttcaaaaaaatattcCCACGTGGAAAGACTGCCCTGGCTG AGCGGGTTCATGATTCTTGGAAGAATGATGCCTTCTTTGGGTACCAGTTTCTCAATGGTGCAAACCCCATGCTCCTGAGGCGTTCTTCAAGGCTCCCCGCCCGCCTGGTGCTGCCTCCAGGGATGGAAGACTTGAAGACCCAGCTGGAGAAAGAACTCCAG TCTGGATCTCTGTTTGAAGTGGATTTCTCTTTGCTGGATGGTGTCAAGCCTAATGTCATCATTTTTAAGCAGCAATATGTGGCAGCCCCTTTGGTCATGCTGAAGCTTCAGCCTGATGGAAGACTCTTGCCCATGGTCATCCAG CTCCAGCCACCTCGACACGGATGTCCCCCACCTCTGCTCTTTCTGCCCTCGGATCCCCCAATGGCCTGGCTCCTGGCCAAGATCTGGGTCCAGAGCTCTGATTTCCAGCTGCACCAGTTACAGTCACATCTGCTGAGGGGACACTTGATTGCTGAGGTGATTGCTGTGGCTACAATGAGAAGCTTGCCTAGCCTCCATCCTATTTACAAG CTCCTGATCCCCCACTTCCGCTACACCATGGCGATCAACACCCTGGCCCGTAGTCGTCTTGTCTCTGAATGTGGAATTTTTGACCTG GTGGTGAGCACTGGTAGTGGGGGCCACGTGGACATTCTTCAGAGAGCCACAGCTTGTTTGACCTATCGTTCCCTCTGTCCTCCTGATGACCTGGCTGACCGTGGACTCCTGGGTGTGAAATCTTCTCTTTATGGCCAAGATGCCATCAGGCTGTGGGGAATCATCAGCCG GTACGTGGAGGGGATGGTTGGGCTTTTCTACAAGAGCGACCAAGCCGTGAAGGATGATCTAGAGCTGCAGGCCTGGTGCAGAGAGATGACTGAGACTGGACTGCAGACAGCCCAAGACCGGGG GTTCCCCATCTCCTTAGAGTCCCGggctcagctctgccactttgtCACCATGGGCACCTTCACATGCACGGGTCAGCATGCTTCTAACCACCTGGGTCAG CTGGACTGGTACTCCTGGATCCTTAATGGCCCATGCACCATGCGGAAGCCCCCACCCATCTCCAAGGATGTGACAGAGAAGGACATAGTGGACTCACTGCCCAATCTCCACCAGGCACGTATGCAAAAGACCGTCACCGACTTCCTTGGCAGACGTCAGCCTGTCATG GTGGCCCTGGGGCAGCATGAGGAGAAATATTTCTCTGGCCCTGAGCCCCAAGCTGTGCTGAGACAATTCCGGGAGGCGCTGGCTGCCATGGACAAGGAGATTGAGGTCCGGAATGCAGTCCTGGACCTGCCCTATGAGTACCTTCGACCCAGCATGATAGAGAATAGCGTGACCATCTGA